DNA sequence from the Sulfurimonas sp. HSL3-1 genome:
CTTGGACGCGGCACACCCTCCGATAAGCATACTGACAGCCAAAAGGCATCCTAACTGCTTCAAGCGATGGTTCATACTCTTCCTCCTCCTTGGTTCGGTATGGCCCGGAGTGTCGGCCCCGGGAAAGCAGAAACCTTTAACAAGTTTCATTTGTGATAACTATTTTATAGTATTAAAAGTTTCCTAAGCCATTGTATCACAATTAAAACAGTTTATGACAATTATTCAAAAAACATTGCAAAAAGATGCATGATGGTAACAGTCGAAGGAGAGGGTGGAAGGTGGTTGCTGATTGGATAAATAGGTGTTACTGCCGCCTAAACCGGCAGTAAACGGACGCTCGTCATGAACGTATTGACCGTTCTAATACGAAAAGGTGCTACCGGAAACGGCTTAGGCGATCATGGCCAGGATCTCGTCGACGCTCGGCACACGGCCCGTCGACTTCACCTCGCCGTCGATGACCAGCCCCGGGGTGCTCATAACCCCGTAGGCCATGATCTTCTGCAGGTCGCTGACCTTCTCTACCTGCAGGAATCTGCCGCTCTTGGCGACCGCCTGCTTCACTTTCGCTTCGAGTTCGTTGCACTTGGCACAGCCCGTGCCCAAAATTTCGATTTTCATGGTTTTTCTCCTTTAATGGCTCTGTTTGATCGTATCGTAGAATGGCTCGACCGGGCCGGAAACGACGTAGGCGCCTACGGGGCCGGCTGCAGCGAGGAAGCGCGGGTCGAGGTGCGAATTCTCATGATCGTACATGTTCTCCCAGACGCCGTGCATGATATAGCTGCGGGTATTGCCGTCGGCAAACGCGTTTTGAAGGATCTCGGTCGTCACCGCTTTGCGGTAATAGCTGTTCTGCGCCGTACCCGCCTGGCCGTGGGGATACCGGTCATCATACGCCGCATCGTGAACGTCGGGCCGGAACGTCTGCTGCGCCGTGCCCAGCAGACGCGCGACTTTTTGATTGAAGGCTTCCCGGTTGGCATCCTTGATCATGACGTGGTTTTCAACGGTGACGTAGCGGCTTGTGACTTCGTCGGACTGGTGTTGCAGGAAGGTCTTGATCTCATCGGGGGTCGTATAGAGCTTTTGGCGGTCCCCTGCGGCAACGGTCGTGTAGATCCCTTCGTAATACTCAAGCTTGATCGGCGTTTTTGTCGGAGGCGTCGTCGGTTTGTAGGCAAAGAGCGACGGGACGATCTGCTCGGCAAACCACGCCTGTACCTGGGAGGCGATCAGCGCATCGTAGGAGTCGAAGCGGATGAAGAGCGTATAGAAAAGAGGGAGTTTCGGGGAGGTGGGATGGCCGTCGCTGTCGGCGTATCCGCGGTCGAGCACCCCTTTGAGGTGGGCAGGGTAGTTGCGCACCATGGTCGACTCCCCCGTCATCTGTTTGAACGAGAAGCTCAAAAAGCCCTGTTTCCCCTTCAGGAGGGAGGTGAGTCCGTCGATATTGTTGAGCACCCTTTGCTTCTCGGGCATCGGGACGCGCAGCTCATAATAGAGCGTCACGGCACCCTCGGGTTTTTTCTCCGCGGACGCGGCATGGGAAGCGGCCGGGAAGATGGCTGCCCCGGCCATGACCGCACCCATGCCTAAAAAGTTTCGTCTTTCCATAATGACTCCTTACAAGATGATATTGAACAGATAGCCGACGCCGATGATCCCGACGCCGATGATGGCGAAGAAAGTGGCAATGAGCCTGGTGTGCAGGATCTGTTTGAGGATGATCGCTTCGGGCAGGCTCAGCGCCGTGACGGCCATCATAAACGACAGCGCGGTGCCCAGCAGCATCCCTTTCTCTGTCAGGACCTCCACCAGCGGCATGACGCCGGCGGCCGAGGCATACATCGGGATGCCCATCACTGCCGCGACGGGAACCGCGTACCAGGCGTCGCCGCCGGCGTAGTCGGCGATGAACTCTGCGGGGACGAAGCCGTGGAACCATGCCCCGACGCCGACGCCGGCCATGACCCAGAGGTAGATTTTTCTAAAGATCTCCAGGGTCGCTTTCCAGGCGTCGCCGGTGCGCTGCTTGAGGTTCAGGGAGGTTGCCGCTACATGGAGGTCGCCCTGCATCACCGGCACGTCCAGCAGCACGTACCGTTCCGCGTTTGTCCGGCCGATCAGCCAGCCGCCGACGATCGCCACGGCCAGCCCGAAGCCGATGTACAGCGCCGTGATCTTCCAGCCGAAGAGCCCGAAGAGCATGGCAATGGCGATCTCGTTGTTCAGCGGGGCGGAGATGAGAAAGCTGAAGGTGACGCCGATGGGGATGCGCGCCTGCAGAAACCCCAGGAAAAGGGGAATGGCCGAACAGGTGCAGAAGGGGGTGATGATCCCGAAGAGTGCGGCCAGGATGTTGCCGGTGAACTCTTTTTTCCCGGCGAGGTAGGCGCGCACCATCTCCGTGTTCATCCAGGTGCGCAGGAACGACACGGCGAAGATGATGGTGATCAGCAGGAACCAGATCTTGACCGTATCGTAGAGGAAGAAGTGCAGCGCATCGGCGAACCGCCCCTGGAGGTGGAGCGTTTCGTAGACGAAGGCGCGGCTGAGATCATGCCACATCTAGCAGAGCTCCGCTTTGATGACGGGCAGCAGCTCCTGCTCGATCAGGTCGAGGGTCTTGGCGTACTCTTCTTCGGCTTTGCCCGAAGGGTCTTCAAAGCCGACGTGGATCGTCTTGACCGCTTTGGGGAACATCGGGCAGCTCTCCTTGGCGTGGTCGCAGACGGTGACGACGAGGTCGAAGGCGTTATTCAGGACCGTTTCGATCACCTTGGAGTGGTACTCCTCTTTCCAGTACCCCTTGGATTCGAGCAGGGCCTGCGCGTTGGGGTTGACTTTGCCGCTGGCCTTGACGCCGGAGCTGAACGCCTCGACGCAGTCGCCGAGCTTGGCGTTGATCAGCGCTTCGGCCATAATAGAGCGGCAGCTGTTGCCGGTACAGAGGATCAATACTTTCTTTTTGCTCATAGTTTACACCCTTGATCGGTTTTCATTATTCAATACGCAAAAGGAAATGAGTTCCTTTTGCTACGCTAACGCTGAGTTTACGCTGTCCTCGCAAGCTGCGGAATTCCGCTTTGCTTCATCAGCAGTAGGCTCACAGCGATCTTATCGCTTAAGTCCGCAACCTTGATCGGTTTCGGAGAGTTTTTGCAGTTTCGGCAGGTCGATGCCGAGGTGCCGGATCTCCTCCAGCGCTTCGCTGCGGAAACGGTCCAGGGGGCTCCTGATGGCGTAGTAGGCCCAGGTCCCTTTGCGCTCGACCTTCAGGAACCCCGCCTCTTTGAGGATCTTGAGGTGGCGGGAGAGTCGCGATTGGATCATCTCCAGGGAGGATTGCAGGTCGCAGACGCAGAGCGGCCCGTGCTCGTCGAGGAAGCGCAGGATCAGCACCCGGGTCTCGTCGTTGAGGGCCGCGACGCTCTTCAAAAAGACATCCATGCTCAGCAGCCCCCGCCCGTCGACCATTTGCCGTTCTCGGAGAAGGTCGGCTGGCAGCAGCCCACCCCGCCGGTAAAGGCGTCGCCGCCGAAGACCTCGATCTGCTCCATCGTATGGTAGTTCTCCCAGATGACCTCCTGGGGGTCCTGGACCCAGTACTTGTTCGACGCGGCGTAGCAGCACTGCGCGCCGCTCTGTTTCTCGCCCGCAATGCCCGCGGCGATGAGACGGGCCTCGGTCTCGGCGACGGCTTCGTCACCGTCGAACTGCAGTCCCAGGTGGTTGAGGCCGCGTTTGCTTTTACCCGTGGAGATGGCAAAGTTGATGGCGGGGTCGTCGATGAGCCACTGCAGGTAATCCGCTTTTTCCTTCGTCGGTTCCGTGCCGAACAGGGCGGTATAGAACGCCCGGCTTTTGTCGAGATCGTCGACGGAGATATGGATGTGGAGACGTTTCATGATGGCTCCTTTCGCCGTTTGGATAGCAGCATTGTAGCCAATCAATTTACAAATATCAAGATATATTGATCTATTTATCTGAATGTGCTATAGTTTCCCTCATTAAAAGGCGTCCGGACAGGATGCCTCTGTTTTACAAGGAGAAACAGCGTGGATATTAAAAGCTTCTTTGCCTATGGTGAAAAGGTGCCCGGCTATGAGGTGGGCGTGCTCAATGAAAGGGAGGCGCGCGCGGCGGCGGCGATCCTGTTTGTCGGCGCCTTCCTGGGACTGACGAACGGGGTGATGCTGGGCACGGCGGTCTTTTCCAAATACTTCGTGACCTTCTTTGCCGTCGATTTTACGCTGCGTATCATCCAGCCGCGCTATGCGCCCAGCCTGATGCTGGGGCGTTTTTTCGTCCAGAACCAGAAGCCCGAGTACGTCGGGGCCGCCCAGAAGCGTTTCGCCTGGATCCTGGGCTTTCTGCTGGCATGGCCGATGTTCTACTACCTCGTCATCGACTTCCAGCCTAACCCGCTCAAGGTGCTGGTCTGTCTGATCTGTATGGCGCTGCTCTTTTTTGAAGCGGCCTTCTCCATCTGCCTGGGGTGCAAGATCTTCGCATGGATCAAGCGCAAAGATCCGAAGTACTGTCCGGGCGGCGTTTGCGAAATCAACTTCAAAGAGCCCATCCAGACCTTCTCGCCGGTGCAGAAGCTCATTCTCGCAGCCACCGTGCTGGTCATGGGGTACGGTACCTACGCCTATTTCGCCAAGCTGCCCGACCGGACGATCTTCGTCAAAAAGATGAAAATGCTGATGATGAGCCAGGCGGAGCTCGATGCGCTGCAGGCGGCGAAAGAGAAGGCGGAAGAGGACGCCTTCTTCAGCGACGACGACGATTTCTGATCCCGCCGGATGATGCTTGAACAGAGCCTGGCCGAATGGGTCGGCCACTACGGCATAATCGCGCTAGCCGCCTCCTTCGGCATCGGCGTGCTGACCTCGCTGGCGCCCTGTTCCATCATTACGCTGCCGCTGCTCATCGGCAGTGTCCTCGGGCTCTCGGTGGAGATGACCCCGGGACAGAAACAGCGCTTTACGTTTTTTTACTCCCTGCTCTTTGTCACCGGCCTCGTCATCAGTTTCTCCCTGCTGATGCTGACGGTGGCCAAAGCCGGGGCGCTGCTGAGCGTTGCTCCCTTCTGGGCCTACGCACTTGCCGCCGCAGCGACCTTCCTGGTCGCGGCCTACGCCATGGGGTGGCTGGGGCAGATCGACAAGGCGCTTATCGCCGGCCGGCTGTTGAAGTTCAAGCTGGCGGGGGCGCTGCTGATCGGCATGATTTTCGGCCTGGTCAGCACACCGTGCGCTTCGGCGCCGCTGGCGGCCATCATTACCGTGGCGGAACAGAGCGGCTGGGCCTACTCGTACGCCCTGGTGCTGCTCTTCGCGCTGGGGCACGGCATGCTGCTGCTGGTCGCGGGGCTCTCCCTCGGATTTGCCCAGCGCATGGCGTCGAGCCCGCTGCTGGCGAGGATCGCGAACGGGGTGAACACCCTCTTCATCCTGCTGCTCACCGCCATCGCGGTTTACCTGGCCTACCAGGCCTATCTTGTCTTTTAGGGAGTGATATGTTTCGAATGTTATTGCTGGGGTTTGCGCTGCTGCTCGGCGGATGCGGCCAGGAGAAAGCTTCCCATGAGACGATGCTGAACGTGACGCCGTATAAGCTGGCAGCTCCGAAGATGGGCCGCGGCCAGCCGGTGCTACTTGAACTGGGATCGACGTCGTGCCGCAGCTGTGAAGCGATGGCCCGCACGCTGTACACAATCAAAAAGCAGCACCCGCGCAGCGCCATCTACTTTATCGACATCCGGCGCGAACGCCAGGTGGCGGTGCAGTATGATGTCCGCATGATGCCGACCCAGGTGATCCTCGACGGCAGCGGGGAGGTCGTCTACCGGCATATCGGGCCTGCGGAAACGAAGGAGCTCACCGAGACGCTCGCGCGCTTCGGCGTCCTGCGGTAGCGTCTACTTCGCGAAAAACCAGTAAAACGCGAACATCAGCCCCGGGGTTTTCGCCCTCTTTTCATCAAAAACAAAGGCGTTAGCCTCCGTGAGCGGGACCCACTCCAGCACGATCTCCTCCGTATGGATGCCGCCGCCGTCGTGGACGCGCATCGACTCGTCGATTGCGGCAAAGTAGAGGTGCTGCTGGCCGCCGGAGATACCGACGTTGGTGAAGAAGGAGGTGATCTTTTCGATCTTTTCCGGCGGCACGTCGTAGCCGCACTCCTCGTCGATCTCCTCCTTGGCGATCTGGAGGAGGGGGGCCTTCTTGTCGACGATCCCGGCGCAGAGTTCGTATGTGAACAAATGTTCAGGGTGGTTCATGTGCACCGGGGGACGGAACTGTTTGACGAGGAGGAAGGCCTCCTTTTCCGTATGGTAGAGCAGAACGGCGACGCTGTCGTGGCTCTTGACGGCTTCCCAGCTCAGGTCGCGGCCGTTTTGCGTATAGAGGATGCGGACGGGGCGGACGAAGGCAGGGGCTTCCAGGGGGATGGTCTCAAAGCGGGTAATCTTGAATGGCATGTTACAATCATATAAAGCAAAACTTAAAATGAAACCAGCGTTTCAAAAGCGCTAGACATGTTGGCGTTTAGCGACTACAATGCCCCCATTATTCCAGAGGAGAAGCGATGGTCCCGACACAAGAGGAGCTCGACGCGTTTGTCCGTGAACGGTTTTTCTGCCACTTCGGCCACGAGGATGAAACAGCACTCGCGCGCGCCGTGGAGGAGTACCGAGCCGTAAAGGCGTTCCGCGTCAATGAAAATATCCATGAAACCGGTCAGAAGCTTTCGGAAGAGGGGCACTATGTTATGCGCCTCTACGCGATGTTTTATATGGGGCAGATGCTCGACGCGCTCAAAATCGACCGCGAAGACCCCAACGTCATGGAAGACAGCGCCTGCGGAAACATCGGGACGGCGGGGCGCATCGCGAAGATGTACACCGGGGCCGTGCCCGAAGACGAGCGGGAGCTGATGAGCGGCCGCTGGAACCCTGAGCCGCGCATGGCGACCTTCCCCAACAACGCAAAGACGCACGAGCCCGTCTTTGTCACGACGCAGCTCGACGCCGTCTGCAGCCACCACTTCATCCGTTTCGGGCAGGACCAGGCGGACACGGGCTCCGTGGTCGTCGTCGGCTACATCCCGCGCGAGAAACTCGGCGGTATCAGCAAGATCAACCGCTTCGTCAACTGGTGCGCGCGCCGCGGCTGGCTGCAGGAGGATCTGACGCGCTACATCGGCAAGAAGATCATGCAGGTTTTCGAGACGGACTCCGTCTATGTCGGGCTTTTCAACCTCAAACACGGCTGTACGGCCTTTCGGGGGGCGTGCGACATCAACGCCTCTACTTCCACGACCTACGTGACGGGCACGTTCGAAAAAGACCGCAGCCTGATCCCGCTGAAGTTCCAGTGAGGCGGACGGCATGACGTGGATCATCGATAAACAGTTCGACTTCTGTTACGGCCACCGGGTCTGGTCGCAGAGCCTGGAGACGGAGTACAGCCTCGACGACTGCCTGATGTGCCGTCATCTGCACGGTCACCAGGGGCGGATCAAAATTTTCCTTGCCGCGGAGACGTTGCAAAACGGGATGGTGACCGACTTCAAACATCTCAACTGGTTCAAGCAGTGGCTTGACGCGACGCTGGACCACAAGTTCATCATCGACCGCAACGACCCGCTCTTTCCCGACATGATGTCGCACTACTGCGCAGACGGCAAAATGGACGACACCCGCTTTTTCCGCCACGACGAAGGGTATTGGACGCCGCGGCTGGAAGTTGTCGACGGCGAGATCGGGGCAATACGCGAAAAATACGAGGGGATGGTCATTGTCGACTTCGTTCCCACCAGCGAACAGCTGACGGCGTGGATGCTTGAAATCGTTCAGAAGAAGATGGCGCCGTTGGGCATCAGGGTGAACTCCGTCGAATTCTGGGAGACGCCGAAATCGCACTGTGAAATAAAAGCCTAGCCGAAGGTGCACCCGGAGGGTGCGACAAAGAAGGAAAAACACTGTATCCGGGAGTAAAAAGGAGTTTCAAAAACAGGAGGGTTCGTGAAAAAAACCGGATACAGCTATAGGCATCATAGCGCTTTGGACGCAATGTTGCCCCTGCTTTTTCCATTGGATTAAAAAAATTAATCTTTTTTCAGGTTTCTACGCCAGCGCAGAGTACGGCGGGCGTTTGAAAGCCGGAGAGATCCGGCATCAGGCGGTGTGCCTGTAACCTTCCTCAGGCGAGCTGGGCAGAGACGCTGCGCAAGACGGCTTCGGCCTTGGCGGGATCGCCGGCGTATTTGCGGATATGCACGCCGTATTCGGCCATGGCCGCCGCCGTGTTCTTGCAGGCACGGCTGACAACGATGAAATCGCAGTCTTCGATCGCGGCACCCATTTTGAAGTGCTCTTTGACGTGTTCTTCGTCATCGTGGTCGTGATCGCACTGGTGATCTTCGTCCGCATGCTCATGGTCGAGGTCGGTGCGGGGGTTGGCCCGCAGCCCTTCGAGTTCGAAGGCGCGGAACATGCCGGCGCCCTTGACGGTGTAGACGGCAAAAAAGGGTGTATGTCCGGCATTGCCGAAAAACTGCAGGGTATCGTCTTTGACGGGAACGGCGACTTTCATAAGGGGCTCCTTACGCAATAAAGTTAATTTTCGAAAATTATAACCGAAAATGCTTGACCAGCGGCAAACGGCGGCGATATAATCGCGTATGCTGAAAATCATCGAGTATTTTATTCGCAACAAACGGCTCAACTACGTGCTGTTGCTCTTCGTGCTTTTTATGGGCGTCAACGCCTACGTCTCCATCCCCAAGGAGCTCTTCCCGCTGGTGACCCTGGACCGGGTGACAATCAGCGGGGGGTATGCGGGGAGCAGCGCGGACAACCTCGACAAGATGGCCGTGCGCGATATCGAGGATGCGCTGGGCAGTATCGACGGCATCGAGAAGATCGAAACCGTCATCAAACCCGGCAGCTTCGCGATCGTCCTGACGCTGCAGGAGGGGGCGAATGAAAACGACGCGCTCAACAAGGCCAAAGACGCCATCGCCAAAAGCCGGCAGTACCTCCCGTCGGACATGGTCGAACCGGTGGCAACGCTGGCGGTGCACAACCGCCCCCTCGTCTCCCTCTCGCTCTCCAGCGATACGCTGACGCACGGGGAGCTGGTCGAGGCGGCCAAGGAGATCAAGACCCGTTTCGCCCGCTACCCGAACATCAGCGAAGTGGTGATGTACGGGGATTCGGACGAGGAGGTCTCCGTCCGCCTCGACTCGCAGGCGATCGAAGCCCTTGGGCTCAGCCGCAGCGCCGTGACGTCCGCCATTGCCAACCTTTCGTACATCTATCCCATCGGGAACATCGAACAGAAAGGGGACTTCGTCTTCCTCTCCACCGTCCACGGCAAGTCTGACGTCGCGGCGTGGGAGACGACGATGCTCGGCGTCGGGGGCAAATACGTCCGTCTGGGGGAGATCGCCCGCATCGTGATCGAACACCCCCAGGATACGACGATCTCGACCTTCAACGGCCGCCCCAACATCACGCTCAATCTTTCCAAGGGGGACTACGGCAACGCCATATCCCTCTCCCGGGAGCTTGTGCATTTTGCGAAGACGATGCAGAGCGACTATCCGCAGATCCATTTTGACTTCTACCACGACACTTCCAAGCCGGTGCAGAGCCGCCTGGAGACGGTGCTCTCCAACCTGATGTTCGGGTTGATACTCGTTTTCCTCTCCATGGCGCTGCTGATCAACGTCCGCATCGCCTCCATCGTTGCGTTGGGGATCCCCTTTTCGTTCGCGATCGGCATCGTCTTCATCTATGTCCTGGGCTACTCCATCAACATCGTCTCCCTGCTCGGTGCGCTCATCGTGATCGGGATCGTCGTCGACGACGCCATCGTCGTCTCCGAGAACATCCAGCGCCACCTCAACGAGGGGATGGAGCGCCATGCCGCCGTGATGGCGGGGCTGCGGGAGATGATCCTGCCGGTGACCCTGGCGACGGTGACGACTGTTGTCGCCTTTTTGCCGCTCTTTATGCTCAGCGGGGAGATCTCCAAGTTCATCATCCTC
Encoded proteins:
- a CDS encoding thioredoxin family protein, which produces MKIEILGTGCAKCNELEAKVKQAVAKSGRFLQVEKVSDLQKIMAYGVMSTPGLVIDGEVKSTGRVPSVDEILAMIA
- a CDS encoding permease; protein product: MWHDLSRAFVYETLHLQGRFADALHFFLYDTVKIWFLLITIIFAVSFLRTWMNTEMVRAYLAGKKEFTGNILAALFGIITPFCTCSAIPLFLGFLQARIPIGVTFSFLISAPLNNEIAIAMLFGLFGWKITALYIGFGLAVAIVGGWLIGRTNAERYVLLDVPVMQGDLHVAATSLNLKQRTGDAWKATLEIFRKIYLWVMAGVGVGAWFHGFVPAEFIADYAGGDAWYAVPVAAVMGIPMYASAAGVMPLVEVLTEKGMLLGTALSFMMAVTALSLPEAIILKQILHTRLIATFFAIIGVGIIGVGYLFNIIL
- a CDS encoding arsenate reductase ArsC; the encoded protein is MSKKKVLILCTGNSCRSIMAEALINAKLGDCVEAFSSGVKASGKVNPNAQALLESKGYWKEEYHSKVIETVLNNAFDLVVTVCDHAKESCPMFPKAVKTIHVGFEDPSGKAEEEYAKTLDLIEQELLPVIKAELC
- a CDS encoding metalloregulator ArsR/SmtB family transcription factor — protein: MDVFLKSVAALNDETRVLILRFLDEHGPLCVCDLQSSLEMIQSRLSRHLKILKEAGFLKVERKGTWAYYAIRSPLDRFRSEALEEIRHLGIDLPKLQKLSETDQGCGLKR
- a CDS encoding ArsI/CadI family heavy metal resistance metalloenzyme; translated protein: MKRLHIHISVDDLDKSRAFYTALFGTEPTKEKADYLQWLIDDPAINFAISTGKSKRGLNHLGLQFDGDEAVAETEARLIAAGIAGEKQSGAQCCYAASNKYWVQDPQEVIWENYHTMEQIEVFGGDAFTGGVGCCQPTFSENGKWSTGGGC
- a CDS encoding DUF4395 domain-containing protein — its product is MDIKSFFAYGEKVPGYEVGVLNEREARAAAAILFVGAFLGLTNGVMLGTAVFSKYFVTFFAVDFTLRIIQPRYAPSLMLGRFFVQNQKPEYVGAAQKRFAWILGFLLAWPMFYYLVIDFQPNPLKVLVCLICMALLFFEAAFSICLGCKIFAWIKRKDPKYCPGGVCEINFKEPIQTFSPVQKLILAATVLVMGYGTYAYFAKLPDRTIFVKKMKMLMMSQAELDALQAAKEKAEEDAFFSDDDDF
- a CDS encoding cytochrome c biogenesis CcdA family protein, translating into MMLEQSLAEWVGHYGIIALAASFGIGVLTSLAPCSIITLPLLIGSVLGLSVEMTPGQKQRFTFFYSLLFVTGLVISFSLLMLTVAKAGALLSVAPFWAYALAAAATFLVAAYAMGWLGQIDKALIAGRLLKFKLAGALLIGMIFGLVSTPCASAPLAAIITVAEQSGWAYSYALVLLFALGHGMLLLVAGLSLGFAQRMASSPLLARIANGVNTLFILLLTAIAVYLAYQAYLVF
- a CDS encoding thioredoxin family protein, which produces MFRMLLLGFALLLGGCGQEKASHETMLNVTPYKLAAPKMGRGQPVLLELGSTSCRSCEAMARTLYTIKKQHPRSAIYFIDIRRERQVAVQYDVRMMPTQVILDGSGEVVYRHIGPAETKELTETLARFGVLR
- a CDS encoding NUDIX hydrolase; translated protein: MPFKITRFETIPLEAPAFVRPVRILYTQNGRDLSWEAVKSHDSVAVLLYHTEKEAFLLVKQFRPPVHMNHPEHLFTYELCAGIVDKKAPLLQIAKEEIDEECGYDVPPEKIEKITSFFTNVGISGGQQHLYFAAIDESMRVHDGGGIHTEEIVLEWVPLTEANAFVFDEKRAKTPGLMFAFYWFFAK
- a CDS encoding GTP cyclohydrolase I — protein: MVPTQEELDAFVRERFFCHFGHEDETALARAVEEYRAVKAFRVNENIHETGQKLSEEGHYVMRLYAMFYMGQMLDALKIDREDPNVMEDSACGNIGTAGRIAKMYTGAVPEDERELMSGRWNPEPRMATFPNNAKTHEPVFVTTQLDAVCSHHFIRFGQDQADTGSVVVVGYIPREKLGGISKINRFVNWCARRGWLQEDLTRYIGKKIMQVFETDSVYVGLFNLKHGCTAFRGACDINASTSTTYVTGTFEKDRSLIPLKFQ
- a CDS encoding 6-carboxytetrahydropterin synthase, which encodes MTWIIDKQFDFCYGHRVWSQSLETEYSLDDCLMCRHLHGHQGRIKIFLAAETLQNGMVTDFKHLNWFKQWLDATLDHKFIIDRNDPLFPDMMSHYCADGKMDDTRFFRHDEGYWTPRLEVVDGEIGAIREKYEGMVIVDFVPTSEQLTAWMLEIVQKKMAPLGIRVNSVEFWETPKSHCEIKA